From one Gossypium hirsutum isolate 1008001.06 chromosome D08, Gossypium_hirsutum_v2.1, whole genome shotgun sequence genomic stretch:
- the LOC107910625 gene encoding GDSL esterase/lipase At3g62280: MDNGGFSKDLILLLWIWVFLAMIDVSKCSLGRPLIINFGDSNSDTGGLAGTGLPIGLPHGITFFHRGTGRLGDGRLIIDFFCEHLNLSYLSPYLDSLAPNFPSGVNFAVSGAMTLPQFVPFVLDVQVRQFIRFKNRSIELQKTGTGSFIDEKGFRSAVYMIDIGQNDLLMALYASNLTYEPVAKQIPSFLAEIKLAIQNIYSYGGRKFWIHNTGPLGCAPKELALHPHNKTDLDRIGCFRVHNDLAKAFNRGLRNICKEMRTILKDATIVYVDVYSIKYKLFAKYKKYGFEDPFMACCGYGGPPNNYSQKATCGQPGSTICNNVSRSIVWDGVHYTEASNRVVATTILSGRYSTPQMKLESFGEP; encoded by the exons ATGGATAATGGAGGGTTCTCTAAGGATTTGATATTGCTTCTTTGGATTTGGGTTTTCCTTGCTATGATTGATGTTTCAAAGTGCAGCCTTGGTAGACCACTTATTATCAATTTCGGTGATTCAAATTCGGATACCGGAGGACTAGCCGGCACCGGACTTCCCATCGGCCTTCCTCACGGCATCACTTTTTTCCATAGAGGCACTGGACGATTAGGGGATGGACGTCTCATTATTGACTTCTTCT GTGAACACTTGAACTTGAGTTATTTGAGCCCATATTTAGACTCATTGGCTCCAAACTTCCCTAGTGGAGTGAACTTTGCTGTATCTGGTGCAATGACCCTGCCGCAGTTTGTCCCCTTTGTTCTTGATGTTCAAGTTCGCCAATTCATTCGCTTTAAAAACAGATCAATTGAACTCCAAAAAACAG GTACAGGAAGTTTCATAGATGAAAAGGGGTTCCGCAGCGCTGTATACATGATCGACATTGGACAAAATGATCTGTTAATGGCATTGTATGCATCAAACTTGACATATGAACCAGTAGCCAAACAGATCCCTTCTTTTCTTGCAGAAATCAAATTAGCTATTCAA AACATATACTCATATGGTGGCAGAAAATTTTGGATACACAACACCGGTCCGTTAGGATGTGCGCCGAAGGAGCTTGCATTACATCCTCATAACAAGACCGATCTTGACAGAATCGGATGCTTCCGCGTCCACAACGATCTGGCGAAAGCATTCAATCGAGGATTACGTAATATCTGTAAAGAAATGAGAACTATTCTAAAAGATGCAACCATTGTGTATGTTGATGTATACTCCATAAAGTACAAACTCTTCGCCAAGTATAAAAAATATG GTTTCGAGGATCCATTCATGGCCTGTTGTGGCTATGGGGGTCCTCCAAATAATTACAGCCAAAAAGCAACGTGCGGCCAGCCTGGTTCCACCATCTGCAACAATGTGTCACGGTCTATAGTCTGGGATGGAGTTCATTACACTGAAGCTTCGAACCGTGTGGTGGCGACCACTATTTTATCAGGCCGTTACTCTACGCCACAAATGAAGCTTGAAAGCTTTGGGGAGCCTTGA
- the LOC107907057 gene encoding uncharacterized protein translates to MIIQTCEKLKKVIHNKCPLATQAEASKCWEKSVEIARCYMLANVTNTLYKKLESCKTAKAILDKLEDMFGGQAILARQSTITSLMNAQQRLNTMVKDHMITFMGYFVKPTDNKAKFDQNTQIKMVFKSLFKDFVGFWATYNLGNKNLRLTQLMKELQSYELMLNGVQPIQKKKLLPQKGRESTLRKTRLSSLTHHNWKGREPWSLNTYLSLNASSAARKSISR, encoded by the coding sequence ATGATTATCCAAACATGTGAGAAACTAAAGAAAGTCATTCATAATAAATGCCCTCTTGCCACTCAAGCTGAGGCTAGCAAATGCTGGGAGAAGTCTGTTGAGATAGCTCGTTGCTATATGCTGGCAAACGTGACCAACACCCTTTATAAGAAATTGGAGAGCTGTAAGACTGCTAAAGCGATTTTAGACAAACTAGAAGACATGTTCGGAGGCCAAGCTATATTGGCTCGACAGTCGACTATTActagtttgatgaatgcccagCAAAGGCTTAACACTATGGTCAAAGACCATATGATTACTTTTATGGGATACTTTGTTAAGCCCACGGATAATAAGGCCAAGTTTGACCAAAACACTCAAATTAAAATGGTGTTCAAAAGCTTGTTCAAGGATTTTGTAGGCTTTTGGGCCACATATAACCTTGGGAACAAGAACCTGAGGCTTACACAACTTATGAAGGAATTACAATCTTATGAGTTAATGTTGAATGGTGTTCAGCCGATCCAAAAAAAAAAGCTTCTTCCTCAAAAAGGAAGAGAAAGCACATTAAGAAAAACAAGGCTAAGTTCTCTAACCCACCACAACTGGAAAGGAAGAGAACCATGGAGCCTAAATacttatctaagtctaaatgctTCTTCTGCAGCAAGAAAGAGCATTTCAAGATGA